One Desulfuromonadales bacterium DNA window includes the following coding sequences:
- a CDS encoding multicopper oxidase domain-containing protein, which translates to MADTNLRNDKELPVIVRDEVHADHVLFIDADGNPVTDLDMFERFSCKIPNLNPDTPDRVEPDLVNEREFFEDDLPLLPGGGRIRIFGFKEPDGEPQFPAPTMRWVEGKIIHSIVHMKKNTHTIHHHGMDGTNFNDGVGHTGFEVSGSYTHQFKPRVAGTYLYHCHKNTVLHFEMGMYGFLIVDPPVEGAPFRDGGRGMVRRMNDIVPYDVEAMWAVDEFDTRWHRPINHLAGLACPFYNSSQVNAFVPTGDENVGLHDFRPDVFLVSGVASTGEPIADRRVAVQAAWGDTILIRLLNAGYTVQEYLFPDLTVEVVDVDGRPLGHEPEGTFSRPFTIAAGTPFRLTTARRYSMLVTPAEIGRHPFKVRFLHWITGREVGRLETFIDVL; encoded by the coding sequence ATGGCTGATACTAACCTGCGAAACGACAAGGAACTTCCGGTGATCGTGCGCGACGAGGTGCATGCGGACCATGTCCTCTTCATCGATGCCGACGGCAATCCGGTCACCGATCTAGATATGTTCGAACGTTTTTCCTGCAAGATCCCGAACCTGAACCCCGACACTCCGGACCGGGTGGAGCCTGACCTGGTCAACGAACGGGAGTTCTTCGAGGACGACCTGCCGCTGCTGCCGGGCGGCGGGCGGATTCGCATATTCGGCTTCAAGGAACCGGATGGAGAACCGCAGTTTCCGGCTCCGACCATGCGCTGGGTGGAAGGGAAGATTATCCACTCGATCGTCCACATGAAGAAGAACACCCACACCATCCACCATCACGGCATGGACGGCACCAACTTCAACGACGGGGTGGGGCACACCGGCTTCGAGGTCAGCGGCAGTTACACCCACCAGTTCAAGCCGAGGGTCGCCGGCACCTACCTCTACCACTGCCACAAGAACACCGTCCTGCACTTCGAGATGGGGATGTACGGTTTTCTCATCGTCGATCCGCCGGTCGAGGGAGCGCCGTTCCGGGACGGCGGACGGGGGATGGTGCGGCGGATGAACGACATCGTTCCCTACGACGTCGAAGCCATGTGGGCGGTCGACGAGTTCGACACCCGCTGGCACCGGCCCATCAACCACCTGGCCGGGCTGGCATGCCCCTTCTACAACAGCTCGCAGGTGAATGCCTTCGTCCCTACGGGCGATGAGAACGTCGGCCTGCACGATTTCCGGCCCGATGTCTTTCTCGTTTCGGGCGTCGCTTCCACGGGTGAACCGATCGCCGACCGCCGGGTGGCGGTGCAGGCCGCCTGGGGCGACACCATACTCATCCGGCTGCTCAATGCCGGCTACACGGTGCAGGAGTACCTCTTCCCGGACCTCACCGTCGAGGTGGTCGATGTCGACGGCCGTCCTCTGGGGCACGAGCCCGAGGGGACCTTTTCCCGACCCTTCACCATTGCCGCCGGCACACCCTTCCGGCTCACCACGGCAAGGCGCTACAGCATGCTCGTCACCCCGGCCGAAATCGGCCGTCATCCCTTCAAGGTGCGTTTCCTGCACTGGATCACCGGCCGCGAAGTGGGTCGCCTCGAAACCTTCATCGACGTGCTTTGA